In a genomic window of Atribacterota bacterium:
- a CDS encoding CPBP family intramembrane metalloprotease: MEKYKFNKLYRLFSGSIAIIVLFLIQIFSGKGGWTVANIFSYKLLDPYDIFASISVHHFVQMFIALTIIAVLSKLFKIDFGFSFGESKIGIKYLIIFTAAYATIAIASHIFMYIFHQLPTYDFPLNKNNIIGTLGFQLFLSGPSEEILYRALPITVLSSIFRNNIKIQQEITIEVIIASLLFSIAHINWNLSPFTIKVDYFQLFYAFILGVIQGIVYQKSRSIVYPALMHSVSNFLMVGSGYLLALF, from the coding sequence ATGGAAAAATACAAGTTTAATAAACTTTATAGATTATTTTCTGGTAGTATAGCAATTATTGTCCTATTTCTTATCCAAATATTCTCCGGTAAGGGTGGATGGACTGTCGCTAATATATTTTCCTATAAATTACTTGATCCCTATGACATCTTTGCCAGTATTTCTGTACACCATTTTGTTCAGATGTTTATTGCATTAACTATCATTGCAGTATTAAGTAAGCTATTTAAAATAGACTTTGGTTTTTCCTTTGGAGAAAGCAAAATAGGAATAAAATATTTAATAATATTTACTGCTGCCTATGCAACAATTGCCATTGCCAGCCATATTTTTATGTATATTTTCCATCAGTTACCAACCTATGACTTCCCTTTAAATAAAAATAATATTATTGGAACATTGGGATTTCAACTTTTTTTAAGCGGACCATCAGAAGAGATATTGTATCGGGCGTTACCGATAACAGTATTGTCATCTATTTTTAGGAATAATATTAAGATACAGCAGGAGATAACAATAGAGGTAATTATTGCATCTCTCTTGTTTTCTATAGCACATATAAATTGGAATTTATCACCATTTACCATCAAAGTAGACTATTTTCAATTATTTTATGCTTTTATATTAGGAGTTATTCAAGGCATAGTATATCAGAAGAGCCGAAGTATTGTATATCCTGCACTAATGCATAGTGTAAGTAATTTTCTGATGGTCGGGTCTGGATATCTACTTGCTTTGTTTTAA